Proteins co-encoded in one Candidatus Eisenbacteria bacterium genomic window:
- a CDS encoding class I SAM-dependent rRNA methyltransferase, translating to MADLVPRTYRLFLKPGRDRSVTFRHPWLFSGAIASVEALEGAEPGDLGEIWSSDGKYMAVATVNPESQIIGRILRWTEGEIDDRWVRRGLESAYRYRREILNKDVQAYRWIHGEGDRFPGLIVDQYHDFIVVQPLSLLWYRILDQLAERLLDISGARGVLLRTENAVRDSQIPGETRTVAGEDPPDRLEIREGPARLLVDLKGGQKTGLYLDQRLNRISIGRLAAGRNVLVPFAYTGGFGLHAALCGARRVTLVDSSGPALELARENWAINGIKNTGLDIVKADAWDYLRGVKSPYGLIILDPPSLAKAARHVDKASRGYKDINMQAMKLLDRGGWLATFSCSQHITTDLFQKIVFGASRDAGVPMQWVERLGAGPDHPVSLDHPQGEYLKGMLLRGMDLGETPGEVDSTS from the coding sequence ATGGCTGATCTCGTTCCACGGACTTATCGTCTGTTCCTAAAACCGGGGCGGGATCGCTCGGTCACCTTCCGCCATCCATGGCTTTTCTCCGGTGCGATCGCGTCGGTGGAGGCATTGGAAGGGGCGGAACCCGGTGATCTGGGCGAGATCTGGTCGAGTGACGGAAAGTATATGGCCGTCGCCACGGTGAATCCCGAATCGCAGATCATCGGCCGGATTCTCCGGTGGACGGAGGGTGAGATCGATGACCGCTGGGTCCGGCGGGGTCTGGAATCAGCCTACCGGTACCGCCGGGAGATTTTAAATAAAGACGTTCAGGCCTATCGCTGGATCCATGGGGAGGGGGATCGATTCCCCGGGCTGATCGTTGATCAATATCATGATTTTATTGTTGTACAACCCCTCTCCCTTCTCTGGTACCGGATACTGGATCAATTGGCGGAAAGGCTTCTCGATATTTCGGGCGCTCGCGGTGTGCTCCTTAGAACGGAAAACGCGGTCCGGGATTCCCAGATCCCCGGTGAGACAAGGACGGTGGCGGGAGAGGATCCTCCGGATCGACTCGAGATCCGCGAAGGGCCGGCTCGTCTCCTGGTCGATCTCAAGGGTGGACAGAAGACAGGCCTCTATCTCGATCAACGTCTCAATCGGATCAGTATCGGAAGGCTGGCGGCGGGCCGCAATGTTCTTGTTCCTTTCGCCTACACCGGGGGATTCGGGCTGCATGCCGCCCTCTGCGGCGCCCGGCGTGTGACCCTGGTCGATTCGAGCGGGCCCGCCTTGGAGCTGGCGCGCGAAAATTGGGCCATCAATGGGATAAAGAATACCGGCCTTGATATTGTGAAAGCCGATGCGTGGGACTATCTTCGCGGCGTCAAGTCGCCGTACGGACTTATTATTCTCGATCCGCCTTCACTGGCGAAAGCCGCCCGCCATGTGGATAAGGCCAGCCGCGGCTATAAAGATATCAATATGCAGGCGATGAAGCTCCTCGACCGCGGGGGATGGCTGGCGACATTTTCGTGTTCGCAACATATCACCACCGATCTCTTTCAAAAGATCGTCTTCGGAGCCTCGCGGGACGCCGGCGTTCCGATGCAATGGGTGGAAAGGTTGGGCGCCGGTCCCGACCATCCCGTCTCGCTGGATCATCCTCAGGGAGAGTATCTCAAAGGGATGTTGTTGAGGGGCATGGACCTCGGTGAGACGCCGGGGGAGGTGGATTCAACATCATGA
- a CDS encoding tRNA pseudouridine synthase A — translation MRTLRLVVEFDGANFHGWQMQKDLRTVQGEMTAALQFVLQHPVHLVAAGRTDAGCHALAHAASFKTARPLPAGNLLGAVNSLTGADIRVHALEEAPERFNARWSAGWRDYTYLLMRGPSALLRHRAYHPVVWPQMGPMIEAASLLTGDKNCIGLSNKSADNRQPICRILQAGWGEWSGGLIFRIRANHFLYRMVRTVVGTCLEIGRGRWGSDRMAELLSGGDRRLAGPPVPADGLYFTGVGYNPLWDVAASPPVTPWWGETRMLEMFTYEPGTPLPSAGRRDTMMFDVEGEGLKEPDLKPPDLKPPDLKPPDLKQEERS, via the coding sequence ATGAGAACGCTTCGCCTCGTAGTGGAATTTGACGGCGCCAACTTCCACGGTTGGCAAATGCAAAAAGATCTCCGCACCGTGCAGGGAGAGATGACCGCGGCTCTTCAGTTTGTTCTCCAACACCCCGTGCATCTTGTCGCCGCCGGCCGGACCGATGCCGGATGTCATGCCCTGGCTCATGCCGCTAGTTTCAAAACGGCAAGACCGCTGCCGGCCGGGAACCTGCTGGGGGCTGTGAACAGCCTGACGGGAGCCGATATCCGGGTGCACGCCCTCGAGGAGGCGCCGGAGCGCTTTAATGCCCGCTGGAGCGCCGGGTGGCGGGATTATACCTATCTTCTCATGCGGGGGCCCTCGGCCCTCCTGCGGCATCGCGCCTATCACCCGGTTGTCTGGCCGCAAATGGGTCCGATGATCGAGGCGGCCTCCCTCCTGACCGGCGACAAAAATTGTATAGGGTTGTCGAATAAAAGCGCCGACAACCGTCAGCCGATCTGCCGCATTCTGCAGGCCGGATGGGGGGAGTGGTCCGGCGGGCTGATCTTTCGGATCCGGGCCAATCATTTTCTTTATCGGATGGTCCGAACGGTTGTCGGGACCTGCCTTGAGATCGGGCGGGGTCGGTGGGGCTCCGATCGAATGGCGGAGCTTCTGAGCGGCGGGGATCGACGCCTCGCGGGACCTCCCGTTCCAGCCGACGGGCTTTACTTTACCGGGGTCGGTTATAACCCCCTCTGGGACGTCGCCGCATCCCCGCCGGTCACTCCTTGGTGGGGCGAGACCCGCATGCTGGAAATGTTTACATATGAACCGGGAACACCTTTACCCAGCGCGGGTCGTAGGGATACGATGATGTTTGATGTGGAAGGAGAGGGTTTGAAGGAGCCTGATCTGAAGCCACCAGATTTGAAGCCACCAGATTTGAAGCCACCGGATCTGAAGCAGGAAGAGCGTTCATGA
- a CDS encoding aspartate-semialdehyde dehydrogenase: MSRAGCFGMKTPLRVGVLGATGLVGRNMIASLERSDCRLESVHFWATEKGAGEVIPFRGGASVVERWSDGVEAGLDVLLLATKPEVSRAVAPAAVARGVLVIDNSRAYRMAPDVPLVVPEVNPEAIKSHSGIIANPNCSTIQLVVALKPLQRAAGLERVIVSTYQAVSGIGREGIRTLAAEESEDPGRVSAGGAFPYPIHRNVIPQCDAFVEDGWTREEWKMQVETR; the protein is encoded by the coding sequence ATGAGTCGCGCCGGATGCTTTGGGATGAAAACGCCTCTGCGGGTCGGCGTATTGGGGGCCACGGGTCTCGTGGGGCGAAACATGATCGCCTCCCTCGAGAGATCAGACTGTCGGCTGGAATCGGTTCATTTTTGGGCGACGGAAAAGGGGGCGGGAGAGGTGATCCCTTTCCGGGGGGGAGCCTCTGTCGTTGAAAGGTGGTCGGATGGCGTGGAGGCGGGGCTTGATGTCCTTCTCTTGGCGACGAAACCCGAGGTCAGCCGGGCCGTCGCCCCCGCCGCGGTGGCGCGGGGTGTCCTGGTCATCGACAACAGCCGCGCCTACCGGATGGCGCCTGATGTGCCCCTGGTCGTCCCCGAGGTCAATCCCGAGGCCATAAAGTCCCACAGCGGCATCATCGCCAATCCCAATTGTTCAACCATACAGCTTGTCGTCGCCCTGAAACCGCTCCAGCGGGCGGCGGGTTTGGAACGGGTCATCGTATCGACCTATCAAGCTGTTTCGGGGATTGGGCGGGAGGGGATCCGAACTCTCGCGGCGGAGGAGTCGGAGGACCCCGGCCGGGTTTCGGCGGGCGGCGCCTTCCCTTATCCAATCCATCGAAATGTGATACCACAATGCGATGCCTTTGTTGAAGATGGCTGGACCCGTGAGGAGTGGAAGATGCAGGTGGAGACGCGCTAG
- the rpsT gene encoding 30S ribosomal protein S20, with protein MPQHKSNKKRMRQDVHRRLKNRVVKSQVHTAIRKLENAKPDEMPELLRSAHSELDNAERKGVLKENTVNRKKSRLAKWVAKQTQTTPSS; from the coding sequence TTGCCACAGCATAAATCGAATAAGAAGAGGATGCGTCAAGATGTCCACCGCCGTCTCAAGAACCGGGTTGTGAAATCCCAGGTACACACCGCGATTCGCAAACTCGAAAATGCCAAGCCGGATGAGATGCCGGAGCTTCTCCGGAGTGCCCATTCTGAGTTGGACAATGCCGAGCGGAAGGGCGTTCTGAAAGAAAACACCGTCAATCGCAAGAAATCGCGTTTGGCGAAGTGGGTTGCCAAGCAAACCCAGACAACACCCTCCAGCTGA
- a CDS encoding phosphoribosylglycinamide formyltransferase, protein MEPRPISQRESHISSGEKFRVAVLISGGGTNLQALLDAATVGSIAAEVCLVISSNPEAVGLERAKRAGVPTAVFRSKDFPDLPSFRRALLESLRDSGARLLVLAGYMKKLPREVLRAYPDAIINIHPALLPRFGGKGYFGRRVHAAVLAAGERVSGATVHLVTEGYDEGPNLLQEQIPVRSDDTVESLAARVLAVEHRLLPAAVQAFADGRVRSQGGRVWVEPA, encoded by the coding sequence ATGGAGCCCCGCCCCATTTCCCAACGGGAATCCCACATCTCGTCGGGCGAAAAATTTCGGGTCGCCGTCCTGATTTCCGGGGGGGGAACGAATCTCCAGGCCCTACTGGATGCTGCGACGGTGGGATCGATAGCGGCGGAAGTCTGTCTCGTCATTTCCTCAAACCCGGAGGCGGTCGGATTGGAACGCGCGAAACGGGCCGGTGTTCCGACAGCGGTTTTCCGCTCGAAAGATTTCCCCGACTTGCCCTCTTTTCGGAGAGCCCTGCTGGAGTCCTTGCGGGATTCCGGCGCCCGTCTCTTGGTCCTTGCAGGGTATATGAAGAAATTACCCCGGGAGGTCCTGAGAGCTTATCCGGATGCCATCATCAATATCCATCCGGCTCTTCTTCCGCGTTTTGGGGGGAAGGGGTATTTCGGCCGGCGGGTTCATGCAGCGGTGTTGGCGGCGGGGGAGAGGGTCAGCGGCGCCACCGTTCACCTGGTGACCGAGGGATACGATGAGGGCCCCAACCTCCTGCAGGAACAGATCCCGGTCCGCTCTGACGATACGGTAGAGAGCCTCGCGGCAAGGGTTCTCGCCGTCGAACACAGACTTCTTCCCGCGGCGGTCCAGGCTTTCGCCGATGGGCGGGTCCGGTCGCAGGGCGGCCGGGTTTGGGTGGAACCGGCTTGA
- the fsa gene encoding fructose-6-phosphate aldolase → MKFFLDTANIEEIRSVADSGLLDGVTTNPSLVSKETGTFQEMLKEICRIVPGPVSAEVVSTDTEGMLAEARVLAKIAPNIVVKIPTIPAGVKAVNILHGENIATNATLVFSSNQALLMAKAGATYVSPFIGRLDDAGAEGMDLIEEIVAIYSNYAFDTEIIVASIRHPGHVRDAAILGADIATMPYKVMKALFHHPLTDVGLAKFLEDWKKVPKD, encoded by the coding sequence ATGAAGTTTTTCCTCGATACGGCAAACATCGAAGAGATCCGCAGCGTAGCTGATTCGGGTCTTCTGGATGGTGTCACGACAAATCCCAGCCTTGTCTCCAAGGAGACAGGCACATTTCAGGAGATGCTGAAAGAGATTTGCAGGATCGTTCCAGGTCCGGTCAGTGCGGAGGTGGTGTCGACCGACACGGAAGGGATGCTGGCGGAAGCCCGGGTGCTCGCCAAGATCGCGCCGAATATTGTTGTAAAAATACCGACCATCCCCGCGGGAGTGAAGGCGGTGAACATTCTTCACGGTGAGAATATCGCGACGAACGCCACCTTGGTTTTTAGTTCGAACCAGGCGCTGCTCATGGCGAAAGCCGGCGCCACCTATGTGAGTCCCTTTATCGGCCGGCTGGATGATGCCGGAGCTGAAGGAATGGATCTCATCGAGGAGATCGTCGCCATCTACTCGAATTACGCCTTCGATACCGAGATCATCGTGGCCTCGATCCGCCATCCGGGACATGTCCGGGATGCGGCCATCCTCGGCGCCGATATTGCCACGATGCCTTATAAAGTGATGAAGGCACTATTCCATCATCCCCTGACCGATGTGGGGTTGGCTAAGTTTCTCGAGGATTGGAAGAAGGTCCCGAAGGACTGA
- a CDS encoding adenylosuccinate lyase, which translates to MIERYSQPEMAAVWSTKHRLEIWLRVELALVETLEERGTAPPGTADAIRSKVVLRPERVDELEATLHHDVIAFLTSLTEQLGPEGATLHFGMTSSDLLDTALSLQCLQACDLIEGGLAPVLARIRELALKHKMTVMVGRTHGVHAEPTTFGLKMLGWYTELLRQQARLREARAGMRVGKLSGAVGTLAHLPPEVEERTLERLGLAAAPVSTQIVQRDRHAHLMLALAQLAASLEKFATEIRNLQRTEIREAQEPFGSGQKGSSAMPHKRNPILCERISGIARLLRGYAIAALENVALWHERDISHSSVERVILPDAFIIMDYALNKFCLVMNGLVVDEQQMRRNLDLTGGLVYSQKILLALTKHLGSREKAYAIVQDAARMIWDGRGSLKEELMKHPEVSRLLDREELDRLFEPEAFLHSVDAIFARTLGKETQS; encoded by the coding sequence GTGATTGAGAGGTACAGCCAGCCGGAGATGGCCGCGGTCTGGTCCACAAAACACCGGCTGGAGATCTGGCTGCGGGTCGAGCTCGCCTTGGTCGAAACACTCGAGGAGAGGGGAACGGCGCCGCCGGGGACCGCTGATGCGATTCGTTCAAAGGTTGTTCTCCGCCCGGAACGGGTCGATGAACTTGAAGCGACACTGCATCATGATGTCATCGCCTTTTTAACGAGTCTGACGGAACAACTGGGGCCGGAAGGCGCGACGCTCCATTTTGGGATGACCAGTTCCGATCTTCTCGATACCGCCCTTTCGCTGCAATGCCTGCAGGCCTGTGATCTGATAGAGGGGGGACTCGCCCCGGTCCTAGCCCGAATCCGGGAACTCGCCTTGAAGCATAAGATGACCGTCATGGTCGGAAGAACCCATGGCGTCCATGCTGAACCGACAACCTTCGGTTTAAAAATGCTGGGATGGTATACCGAACTGCTTCGCCAGCAAGCGCGCCTAAGAGAGGCGCGCGCAGGGATGCGGGTCGGCAAGCTCTCCGGGGCGGTCGGCACCCTCGCACACCTTCCGCCTGAAGTGGAGGAACGCACGCTCGAGCGATTGGGATTGGCCGCGGCGCCGGTCTCGACCCAGATTGTTCAACGGGACCGGCATGCGCATCTCATGCTGGCACTCGCGCAACTTGCCGCGAGTCTCGAAAAATTCGCGACCGAAATCCGGAATCTTCAACGAACCGAAATCCGGGAAGCACAGGAACCCTTCGGCTCGGGACAAAAGGGCTCTTCGGCCATGCCTCATAAAAGAAATCCGATCCTCTGCGAAAGGATATCCGGCATCGCCCGCCTGCTTCGCGGATATGCGATTGCGGCATTGGAAAATGTCGCCCTCTGGCACGAAAGGGATATTTCACATTCCAGCGTTGAGAGAGTGATTCTGCCGGACGCCTTTATCATTATGGATTATGCATTGAACAAGTTCTGCTTGGTCATGAACGGCCTTGTGGTCGACGAGCAGCAGATGCGGCGGAATCTCGATTTGACAGGCGGGCTGGTGTACAGCCAGAAAATCCTGCTGGCTTTGACAAAACATTTGGGATCACGGGAGAAGGCCTATGCCATTGTACAAGACGCGGCTCGGATGATCTGGGATGGGAGGGGGAGTTTGAAGGAAGAACTTATGAAACATCCCGAGGTTTCCCGTCTTCTCGACCGGGAGGAATTAGACCGTCTCTTTGAGCCGGAGGCTTTCTTGCATTCGGTTGATGCGATTTTTGCCAGAACATTGGGAAAGGAAACCCAATCTTGA
- the lnt gene encoding apolipoprotein N-acyltransferase, giving the protein MRAFGSIPGLPIRPEGDRFCWPEPFSSSRFPFFRVPCGWAGRPLRRRRCGERGGRRIGIIQPNVIREIKWRPGGAQASWERLDRISRQAIDAGAELLIWPETALPLRILYQPLYLARIRNLLADGGVPLLTGTLHTDTDSLTGRQHPRNSALYISKEGVILGLYHKRKLVPFSERMPMQKILPFLTKLDFGQSDFAPGEDWPLFELDSLKMAPLICFESVFPEVSRRFVKESANVLVNITNDFWFGDSPGPIQHADMAIHRAVETGLPLVRCANTGLSFFVDPYGRIVQSLGTFKEGMLLAEVGPGRPSFAMRTGSWFRLALTAIGLILLGTAFYNSKRQRGRHG; this is encoded by the coding sequence ATGAGGGCCTTCGGTTCCATTCCCGGTCTTCCCATCCGGCCCGAAGGCGATCGATTTTGTTGGCCGGAGCCGTTCTCTTCCTCGCGCTTCCCTTTCTTCAGGGTTCCCTGCGGTTGGGCCGGGCGCCCTCTCCGGAGGCGGCGTTGCGGGGAGAGGGGGGGGCGCCGGATCGGGATTATCCAGCCGAATGTGATCCGCGAGATCAAGTGGCGGCCCGGCGGCGCCCAAGCGAGTTGGGAACGGTTGGATCGGATCAGCCGGCAGGCGATCGATGCGGGGGCTGAACTATTGATCTGGCCCGAAACGGCCCTCCCGCTGCGGATACTCTATCAACCCCTTTATCTCGCCCGGATTCGAAACCTGCTGGCGGATGGGGGGGTACCCCTCTTGACGGGAACACTGCATACGGATACGGATTCGCTGACCGGGCGGCAGCACCCGAGGAATTCCGCCTTATACATTTCCAAGGAAGGCGTCATTCTCGGCCTCTATCACAAGCGAAAGCTGGTGCCGTTCAGTGAGCGGATGCCGATGCAGAAGATCCTCCCGTTCCTGACGAAACTCGATTTCGGCCAATCCGATTTCGCGCCCGGTGAGGATTGGCCTCTCTTCGAGCTGGATTCGTTGAAAATGGCTCCCCTCATCTGTTTTGAATCGGTCTTCCCCGAGGTCAGCCGGCGTTTTGTGAAAGAGAGTGCCAATGTTCTCGTCAACATCACAAACGATTTTTGGTTCGGTGATTCTCCGGGGCCGATCCAGCACGCGGATATGGCGATACACCGGGCGGTGGAGACGGGCCTGCCGCTGGTCCGTTGCGCCAATACCGGTTTGTCTTTTTTCGTGGATCCCTACGGGCGGATCGTTCAATCTCTAGGGACCTTCAAGGAGGGGATGCTGCTGGCTGAAGTGGGTCCGGGACGGCCGAGTTTCGCCATGCGCACCGGTTCATGGTTTCGTCTCGCCCTGACAGCCATCGGGTTGATCCTCCTGGGAACGGCATTTTACAATAGCAAACGTCAAAGGGGGCGACATGGCTGA
- a CDS encoding trypsin-like peptidase domain-containing protein, producing the protein MEPYLRRSHARVGWWLIPVVFLIGGALGYLALSFFGVPLFNNSQTAREPAEIQKPPGDLAGGSDQDPGGSALQLVSDRSNGGGSKLAARDVSDGLWKGRETALVWAARVAGPSVVSITVTQTRLVRYRPPGASPFDALFPGWVPGRIYREEIPGLGSGVIINSEGLILTNAHVVNDANQIKVTLTDGRTYDGTLIGSDTNHDLAVVRIEGEDLPAARIGDSDSLLVGEWVMAIGNPFAFLLNDHQPTVTAGVISATHRDIRPSEDNTAIYKDMVQTDAAVNPGNSGGPLVNSLGEIVGINTFIFSKGGGSEGIGFAIPINNCLEIANEIVQYGRVRQPWLGVTLRPISPYLAAYFQIRDRRGLLVWALEGGSPADDAGVLVADILRKVNGVPVSSTQEFRSVVFDAQIGDQIRLELERNGQPIELDVVLKEDPRGD; encoded by the coding sequence ATGGAACCCTATCTGAGACGTTCGCACGCCCGGGTCGGCTGGTGGCTTATCCCGGTCGTCTTTCTTATTGGGGGGGCTTTGGGTTACCTGGCGCTTTCTTTCTTCGGTGTGCCCCTCTTTAACAATTCTCAAACGGCGCGAGAGCCCGCCGAAATTCAGAAACCACCGGGGGATCTTGCCGGCGGTTCCGATCAGGATCCCGGCGGCTCCGCCCTCCAGCTGGTCTCCGATCGATCGAATGGCGGCGGTTCCAAGCTGGCGGCCCGGGATGTATCGGACGGCCTTTGGAAAGGGCGGGAGACGGCTTTGGTATGGGCGGCCCGGGTAGCCGGTCCATCGGTCGTTTCAATCACTGTAACTCAAACGCGCCTTGTTCGTTACCGCCCTCCCGGAGCGTCTCCCTTCGACGCCCTTTTCCCCGGATGGGTTCCCGGACGGATCTACCGGGAGGAAATCCCCGGACTGGGTTCTGGTGTGATTATCAATTCCGAGGGGCTTATCCTCACCAATGCCCATGTCGTCAACGACGCCAATCAGATAAAGGTCACCCTGACCGACGGGCGAACCTACGACGGTACGCTGATCGGAAGCGATACGAATCATGATCTGGCCGTGGTCCGGATCGAGGGTGAGGATTTGCCGGCCGCGCGGATCGGGGATTCGGATTCCCTGCTTGTCGGAGAGTGGGTGATGGCGATCGGGAATCCCTTTGCGTTTTTGTTAAATGATCATCAACCCACCGTGACAGCGGGTGTCATCAGTGCGACTCATCGGGATATCCGGCCGAGCGAAGACAACACGGCCATATATAAGGATATGGTTCAAACGGATGCCGCCGTCAATCCAGGGAACAGCGGCGGTCCGCTTGTCAATAGTCTCGGCGAAATCGTGGGGATCAACACCTTCATCTTTTCAAAGGGCGGGGGGTCTGAGGGGATCGGCTTCGCGATTCCAATCAACAATTGTCTGGAAATCGCGAACGAGATTGTACAATACGGCCGTGTGCGGCAGCCATGGCTTGGCGTAACGCTGCGGCCGATCAGTCCCTATCTCGCCGCCTATTTCCAAATCAGGGACCGGCGGGGCCTGCTTGTATGGGCGCTTGAGGGGGGCAGTCCCGCCGATGACGCGGGCGTTCTTGTCGCTGACATTCTCAGGAAGGTCAATGGTGTTCCGGTCTCCTCAACGCAGGAATTCCGGTCGGTGGTTTTTGATGCCCAGATCGGCGATCAGATCCGCCTTGAGCTGGAGAGAAATGGGCAACCGATAGAGTTGGACGTGGTCCTGAAGGAGGACCCCAGAGGTGATTGA
- the purL gene encoding phosphoribosylformylglycinamidine synthase subunit PurL, whose product MSPTPQSAAEPLGLIGLDDESLSRRLDELGLRMSSEEARQILDLFKRDLTLTEAYFFDVAWSEHCSYKSSRRLLKKYLPPQGPSVILGPGEDAGIVQLGRNHGREWCLVVAHESHNHPSQVVPVEGAATGIGGIVRDVYCMGADVIGVLDQLRFGDPEGASGDRVVEIVRGVVQGIWEYGNALGVPNLGGDVGWDADYDENCLVNVVAFGIVARHRIIRSRVPREARDEPYDLILIGKPTDSSGMGGAAFASRILDPDREAEERGAVQIHDPFLKRMVVAANRRVWEMMDAEGWPAGFKDLGAGGLGGASSELVLAGEMGARIDLERVPISEDDIGPETILCAETQERFVWAVPRTVTAKVLRVYNEEFDLPRCYPGAGAAVVGEVVPDGDYEVYWKGKRVANLPRTALADPPALDRPRKPRPVADHPTSVPNVKEWQILAESMAGDLEVCCREWIYRHYDSEVRGEGVFRPGDAEACVVTPLHGSSLGVAVAVGGNHHVCRLHPRIGAQQAVAEAVRHLISVGAQPLALTDGLNFGNPEDPEVLWDFEETLIGLREACMSLAPLGPDAESLPIVSGNVSFYNESRSGCAVPPTPAIAAFGRLDSAQTAIPNRAWAAGQELVLIRGKPGALGGSAAARHLGLELGKPWSPDWALEIKMAEGILKAHRHELLLAARDISHGGLIMALCELLMLEDHPPRLGIRMREGCHEPCLPSEWLLAEGTGYLVLADASEWHDLVKMLRDDGIPAHGLGQVIKEPNIEIPTAGGLIRIDLNPVWQRWRQRLGDLLA is encoded by the coding sequence TTGAGTCCCACTCCTCAATCCGCGGCTGAACCCCTTGGTCTCATCGGGCTCGATGATGAATCCCTGTCGCGCCGTCTGGATGAACTGGGATTGCGTATGTCTTCGGAAGAAGCACGCCAGATACTGGACCTCTTCAAGCGCGATCTGACCCTGACCGAGGCCTATTTCTTCGATGTCGCCTGGAGCGAACATTGTTCTTATAAGAGCAGCCGGAGACTCCTCAAGAAATACCTTCCGCCGCAGGGTCCTTCCGTCATTCTCGGCCCGGGTGAAGACGCCGGCATTGTACAACTCGGCCGGAATCATGGACGGGAATGGTGTCTTGTGGTGGCGCATGAGAGCCATAACCATCCCTCACAGGTCGTTCCCGTCGAGGGGGCGGCGACGGGCATCGGGGGTATTGTCCGGGATGTTTATTGCATGGGCGCCGATGTGATCGGTGTTCTCGATCAGCTCCGTTTCGGCGATCCCGAGGGAGCCAGCGGCGACCGGGTCGTTGAGATCGTCCGGGGGGTCGTCCAGGGGATCTGGGAATATGGCAATGCCTTGGGCGTTCCCAACCTCGGCGGTGATGTCGGTTGGGATGCCGACTACGATGAGAACTGCCTCGTCAATGTCGTGGCTTTCGGTATTGTGGCCCGCCATCGTATCATCCGCAGCCGTGTTCCCCGCGAGGCGCGCGACGAACCGTATGATCTCATTCTGATCGGAAAGCCGACCGATTCCAGCGGGATGGGCGGCGCCGCCTTCGCCTCCCGCATCTTGGATCCCGATCGTGAAGCCGAAGAGCGAGGCGCCGTTCAGATTCATGATCCCTTTTTGAAAAGGATGGTCGTCGCCGCGAATCGACGAGTATGGGAGATGATGGATGCCGAAGGTTGGCCGGCCGGATTTAAAGATCTCGGCGCCGGTGGGTTGGGCGGCGCGAGTTCCGAATTGGTGCTGGCGGGAGAGATGGGAGCCCGCATCGACTTGGAGCGTGTTCCGATCTCAGAAGATGATATCGGGCCTGAGACGATTCTCTGCGCCGAGACACAGGAACGGTTTGTTTGGGCCGTCCCGCGCACCGTCACGGCCAAGGTTCTCCGTGTTTATAATGAAGAGTTTGATCTGCCCCGCTGCTATCCCGGCGCGGGCGCCGCGGTGGTCGGTGAAGTCGTCCCTGATGGGGACTATGAGGTTTACTGGAAAGGGAAACGGGTGGCGAATCTTCCCCGGACGGCCTTGGCCGATCCTCCGGCCCTGGATCGACCCCGGAAGCCCCGCCCCGTGGCGGATCATCCGACATCCGTCCCCAATGTTAAAGAGTGGCAGATCCTGGCGGAATCGATGGCGGGTGACCTCGAGGTCTGTTGCCGCGAATGGATCTACCGGCACTACGATTCGGAGGTGCGGGGGGAAGGGGTTTTCCGGCCTGGTGACGCTGAGGCCTGTGTCGTGACGCCTCTGCACGGGTCATCGCTGGGCGTCGCGGTGGCCGTCGGCGGAAACCATCACGTCTGTCGTCTTCATCCCCGTATCGGAGCGCAGCAGGCGGTTGCTGAAGCGGTCCGCCACCTCATTTCCGTGGGAGCGCAGCCGCTGGCCCTTACCGACGGATTGAATTTCGGGAATCCAGAGGATCCCGAAGTCCTCTGGGATTTCGAAGAGACACTGATCGGATTGAGGGAAGCCTGCATGAGTTTGGCTCCTCTAGGGCCGGATGCCGAGTCGCTTCCGATCGTTTCAGGGAATGTCTCTTTTTATAATGAATCGCGATCCGGGTGCGCTGTTCCGCCGACGCCGGCGATCGCCGCCTTCGGCCGCCTCGATTCGGCGCAGACCGCCATTCCCAATCGGGCCTGGGCGGCGGGGCAGGAGCTGGTCCTAATACGGGGGAAGCCGGGAGCCCTGGGCGGCAGCGCCGCTGCCCGCCATCTTGGTCTGGAATTAGGGAAGCCATGGTCGCCCGATTGGGCGCTTGAAATCAAAATGGCCGAAGGGATTCTGAAGGCGCATCGGCATGAACTGCTTCTCGCCGCCCGTGATATCTCGCACGGCGGTCTTATAATGGCGCTCTGCGAACTTCTCATGCTGGAAGATCATCCGCCCCGGTTGGGGATCCGGATGCGGGAAGGGTGTCACGAACCCTGCCTTCCCAGCGAGTGGCTCCTTGCCGAGGGGACCGGCTATCTTGTCTTGGCTGATGCCTCCGAGTGGCATGATCTGGTCAAGATGCTCCGTGATGATGGCATCCCAGCCCACGGGCTGGGACAGGTAATCAAGGAACCGAATATCGAAATCCCGACGGCGGGAGGATTGATCCGAATAGATCTAAACCCTGTATGGCAACGTTGGCGGCAAAGATTGGGGGACCTTCTGGCATGA